GGTCACCGCGCTCAAGGGCGTGGGCGCCGCGCTGGAAGAGAAGCTGGCGAAGGTCGGCCTGGAGAACCTCCAGGACATCCTCTTCCACCTGCCGCTGCGCTACCAGGACCGTACCCGCATCACCCCCATCGGCGCGCTGCGTCCGGGGCAGGACGCGGTGGTCGAAGGCGTGGTCTCCGGCGCCGACGTGGTGATGGGCAAGCGCCGCAGTTTATTGGTACGCCTGCAGGACGGCACCGGCACCCTGAGCCTGCGCTTCTATCACTTCAGCCAGGCGCAGAAGGAAAACCTCAAGCGCGGCACGCACCTGCGCTGCTACGGCGAGGCGCGCCCCGGCGCATCGGGCCTGGAGATCTACCACCCCGAGTACCGCTCGCTCACCGATGCCGTCGCGGCGCCGGTGGAGCAAACGCTTACGCCGATCTACCCGACCACCGAAGGCCTCACCCAGCAGCGCCTGCGCCAGCTCAGCGAGCAGACCCTGGCGCGCCTGGGACCGTCGAGCCTGCCGGACTGGCTGCCGGCGGAACTGGCCCGCGACTACCGCCTCGGCCCGCTGGACGAAGCCATCCGCTACCTGCACCGGCCGCCGCCGGACGCCGACCTGGAAGAACTCGCCGAAGGTCGCCACTGGGCGCAGCACCGCCTCGCCTTCGAGGAACTGCTGACCCACCAGCTGTCGCTGCAGCGCCTGCGCGAGAGCGTGCGCTCCCAGGCCGCGCCGCAGCTGCCGCCAGCCAGGAAATTGCCGGCGCTGTACCTGAAGAACCTCGGCTTCAAGCCCACCGGCGCGCAGCAGCGGGTCGGCGCGGAGATCGCCTACGACCTCGCCCAGCCCGAACCCATGCTGCGCCTGGTGCAGGGCGACGTCGGCGCCGGCAAGACCGTGGTCGCCGCCCTCGCCGCCCTGCAGGCGCTGGAAGCCGGCTATCAGGTGGCGCTGATGGCGCCGACCGAGATCCTCGCCGAGCAGCACTTCCTCAACTTCACCAAGTGGCTGCAACCGCTGGGCATCGAAGTCGCCTGGCTGGCCGGCAAGCTCAAGGGCAAGGCCCGCGCCAGCGCGCTGGAACAGATCGCCGGCGGCGCGCCGATGATCGTCGGCACCCACGCGCTGTTCCAGGACGAAGTGAAGTTCAAGCGCCTGGCCCTGGTGATCATCGACGAGCAGCACCGCTTCGGCGTGCAGCAGCGCCTCGCCCTGCGCCAGAAAGGCGTCGATGGCCGGCTCTGCCCGCACCAGCTGATCATGACCGCCACGCCCATTCCGCGGACCCTGGCGATGAGCGCTTACGCCGACCTCGACACCTCGATCCTCGACGAGCTGCCGCCCGGTCGTACCCCGGTGAATACCGTGCTGGTGGCCGACAGCCGCCGCATCGAAGTGATCGAGCGGGTGCGTGCCGCCTGCGCGGAAGGCCGCCAGGCGTACTGGGTGTGCACACTGATCGAAGAATCCGAAGAACTCACCTGCCAGGCCGCGGAAACCACCTACGAGGAACTCTCCTCGGCGCTGGGCGATCTGCGCGTCGGCCTGATCCACGGGCGCATGAAGCCGGCGGACAAGGCCGTGGTGATGGAAGCCTTCAAGGAAGGCCTGCTGCAACTGCTGGTGGCCACCACGGTGATCGAGGTCGGCGTGGACGTGCCCAACGCCAGCCTGATGATCATCGAGAACCCCGAGCGCCTGGGCCTGGCCCAGCTGCACCAACTGCGCGGCCGCGTCGGCCGGGGCAGCGCGGCGAGCCACTGCGTGCTGCTCTATCACCCGCCGCTGTCGCAGATCGGCCGCGAGCGCCTGGGGATCATGCGCGAGACCTGCGACGGCTTCGTCATCGCCGAGAAGGACCTGGAGCTGCGCGGCCCCGGCGAGATGCTCGGCACCCGCCAGACCGGCCTGCTGCAATTCAAGGTGGCGGACCTGATGCGCGACGCCGACCTGCTGCCGGCCGTACGGGACGCGGCGCAGGCGCTGCTGGCGCACTGGCCGCAAGCGGTCAGCCCGTTGCTGGCGCGCTGGCTGCGCCACGGCCAGCAATACGGGCAAGTGTGACGCAGTTCACTCTCGCCGGTCGGCTGACCGCTCGGTCACGCTGACTGGCTGGTTATACTCCGCCCCAGCCGTTGATAACCGGATCACATTCATGAGCGACGCCGCACGCGCCCCCTCCGACTCATTGCAGGCCCCCGAGGTCATCCTGCAGCTGCTGGACAAGCTGGGAATCGCTTATCGCGAGGTCAGTGACGCCATCGCCCTGCCCGGCGCCCGCCGCATCCAGGCCAGCCTGCTGGAAGACAGCGTCGGCACGCTGCTGGTGCTGTTCCCGCAGAGCCAACTGCTCGATTTGAATCGCCTGGCCGAGCTGACCGGCCGCAAGCTGGTGGCGGTCAAGCCCGAGCGCCTGGAGCGCATGCTCGGCAAGCACCAGCTCGGCCGCCTGCCGGCGCTGCCGCCGCTGACCAGCTCGCCCTGCCTGTACGACGAGCGCCTGCTGCAGGAGCCGCAGCTGCTGATCGAATCCGGCACTACCGGTGTCCTGCTGGAGATCGCCACCCCGGCGTTCCGTGGCCTGCTGGAGAAAGCCAGCGCCGCGCGCTTCGGCGTCCTGCTGGAAGCCATCCGGCCGAACCTCGACCGCCCGGACGACGACCGCGCCGAAATCACCCAGGCCGTGCAGGCGTTCACCGCCCGGCGCATCCAGCAGCGCCTCGAGGAAACCATCGAGATTCCGCCGCTGCCGGAAACCGCGCAGAAGATCATCAAGCTGCGCGTCGATCCCAACGCCACGGTGGACGACATCACCGGCGTGGTGGAAACCGACCCGGCGCTGGCCGCCCAGGTGGTGAGCTGGGCCGCCTCGCCCTACTACGCCGCGCCCGGCAAGATCCGCTCGGTGGAAGACGCCATCGTCCGCGTGCTGGGCTTCGACCTGGTGATCAACCTGGCCCTGGGCCTGGCGCTGGGCAAGACCCTGAGCCTGCCCAAGGATCAGCCACAGCACGCCACGCCCTACTGGCACCAGGCGATCTACACCGCCGCAGTGATCGAGGGCCTGACCCGCGCCATCCCGCGCACCGAGCGCCCGGAGGCCGGCCTGACCTACCTCGGCGGGCTGCTGCACAGCATCGGCTACCTGGTCCTGGCGCACATCTTCCCGCCGCACTTCTCGCTGATCTGCCGGCATCTGGAAGTGAACCCGCATGTCGAGCACAACCTGGTCGAACAGCACCTGCTGGGCATCACCCGCGAGCAGATCGGCGCCTGGCTGATGCGCGCCTGGGACATGCCGGAAGAGATCTACACCGCCCTGCGCTTCCAGCACGACCCGTCCTACGCCGGTGACTGCTCGACCTATGCCAACCTGGTGTGCCTGGCGACCCGTCTGCTGCGCAACCACGGCATCGGCAGCGGCCCGGAGACGAGCATCCCCCAGGACTTGCTGGATCGCCTGGATATCCCCCGCGAGCGAGCCGAGGACGCCGTGCGCAAGGTGCTCGACGCCGAAGCGGCACTGCGCGAGCTGGCCAGCCAGTTCAATCCCGGACATTGATGCGCCTTTCGTAGGAGCGAGCTTGCTCGCGAACAGGGGCTAGCACCGAGCGCCTCCGGTTCGCGAGCAAGCTCGCTCCTACAAGAGCTTTCGCAGCGCATGAAAAAGGCCCCGTCAGGGGCCTTTTTCATGTCGACAGCGGCTCAGGCAGCCTTCTTCTCGCTGGCCGGCGCGGCTTTCTTCTTCGGCTTGAGGTATTTCACCAGGCCCTGGAACCAGATCACCAGGCCCGGGTTGCCCTGGATCTGGATGTCCTTGTTCTGGATACCCTGCATGAACGCCAGCTGCGGGTTCTTCGAGGTCATGGTGGCGAAGCCATAGGCGCCGTCCTTGAAGCCGAGGGCGAAGGCTGGCTGCGGATGGGTGCCGCGCCGTGCGCTGACCTTGAGGTCCTTGACGATGTAGTGGCGGGCGACCTTGCCATCGAGGGTGTGCAGCTGGAATACCAGGTCCTTGCCTTCCAGTTGCTTCTGGAACGCCGGATTCTCCCGGCTGGCCTTGGCCATCATGCGCCCGAGCATCCACAGCAAAAGACGAAATTTCATGCGCAAACCTCGATATTCGAGACAAAAGTCCGCACATTGTAGTCACTTCAAAAAGAGACTACATCCGTTCTTTTGATGGGTTTATGTAACCGGAAGGGCGACCCGGAGCCGCTCTGGCTCCGGGTTCTGGGCGATCAGTTGACCGCGTCTTTCAGCGCCTTGCCTGGTTTGAAGGCAACGGTGTTGCTGGCTTTGATCTTGACCGGCTGGCCGGTCTGCGGGTTCTTGCCGGTACGGGCACCCCGGTGGCGTTGGATGAAGGTGCCAAAACCGACAAGGGTAACGCTGTCCTTGCGATTGAGCGCGCCAGTGATTTCATCCAGCAGCGCGTTCAGCACCTTGTTGGCTTGTTCTTTGGTGAGGTCGGCCTTTTCGGCGATGGCGGCGGCCAGTTCTGGTTTACGCATAGATATAGATGCCTCTTTGACGGTTTGTTGTTGTTGTGTCCGTGCTGTCTTCCCAACAGCGCCCAAGGCACCGCAGGCTTGCCGTACAGGCTCTAGGCTGCGGCAGACGGGGGGAGAATGGCACGCCGCAGGCGGGCGCGCCAGTATCGTCCGACAATTTAAGGGTGCATTCCCACGGCAAAACCGTCGCCAAAAAAGGCGTTTACGCCAGGAGAGCCGGCAACTCCTTGTTAAGGGAGAGTTTTTCGCTGACGGCCGCGCCGGTGAGCGCGTAACCGAGCAATCGACCGGCGGTATCGCGATAGAGCACCTTGAGGTCCGCGCCAGAGCCTTCCACCTGCCATTCGCCTTCGCTGCCGCGCGGCGGCGGCGACACCACCAGCGGGCACGCCGGGGTCTTCACGGTCACCGGCATCGGGCCGTAGGCCACGCTGGTCGGCTTGCCCGCCAGGGTCTGCGCCAGCGCACGGGCACAGGACATCAGCGGCATCACGTAGAGCAGGTTCAGGCCATCGACCTCGGCACAATCGCCCAGGGCGTAGATGTTGGCGTGGGAGCTGCGCAGCTCGCGGTCGACCATCACGCCGCGATTGATGTCCAGGCCGGCGGCGGCGGCCAGGTCGATGCGCGGGCGCAGGCCGACGGCGGACACCACCAGGTCGCAGGCGATCACGCTGCCATCGGAGAGGTGCGCTTCCAGGGCATCGCCGGCGCGCGCCAGGCGACTCAGCACCGGGCCGAGGTGGAAGCGCACGCCGAGGCCTTCCAGCCCCTGCTGCACCGCCTGGGCGGCGGCCGGGTGGAGCAGGCCGGGCATCACCTGCTCGCAGGGCGCCACGACGTCGATCTGGAAACCGCCGCTGGACAGGTCGTTGGCGAACTCGCAGCCGATCAGCCCGGCGCCCAGCAGCAGGACGCGGCGCTTGCCGGCCGCCGCGCTGCGGAAGCGGGCGTAATCTTCCAGGTCGTTGATCGGGAAGATCAGGTCCTGGGCGTCGCCGTCCACCGGTACGCGGATGGTGTCCGCGCCCCAGGCCAGCACCAGGTCGCGGTAGCGAATTTCCTCTTCGCCGATCCAGATGCGCCGGTGCCCCGGATCGATGCCGGTGACACGGGTGTGGGTGAGAATGCGTGCCTTGAGCTGCTCGGCCATCGCGCCGGGCTCGGCCATCGCCAGACCGTCGGCGTCCTTGTCCTTGGAGAATCCGGTGGAGAGCATCGGCTTGGAATAGGAGCGGCCGTCGTCGGCGGTGATCAGCAGCAGCGGCGTCTCGCCGTCGAGCTTGCGCCACTCGCGCGCCAGGTTGTAGCCGGCCAGGCCAGTACCGATGATCACCAACGGTGCGTTGTCGCTCATTGCTCTCTCCACCTCGTAAAGACGCCACTTCCTGAAGACGGCACGGCAGCCATCGAGCCGCCGCGTGATATGGGTTGGGCCGGGCAGGGATTAGGAGATCGCGATCATCTCGAAATCGATCTTGCCCACGCCGCAGTCCGGGCACACCCAGTTGGCGGGAATGTCTTCCCAACGGGTGCCCGGCGGGATGCCTTCGTCCGGCAGCCCCAGCGCCTCGTCATAGATGAAGCCACAGACCACGCATTGCCATTTGCGCATCGGCCAGCCCTCCTGCGGATTGCCTGGTGAAACTAACGGATTTGCACGCCGCGTCCAACGGCGGGCGCGCCGCCGGGTGTCGTCAGTTGGGTCAACCCGGCGCCTCCCAGTCTACGCCTCTACCGCTCTCGAAGACGGCCCGGCCTTGCCGGGGCCACAAACGCCGACGGCGGCCCGAAGGCCGCCGTCGCGGGTAGAACCTGCCGGATCAGCCGATCTCGATCATCTCGAAATCCAGCTTGCCGACGCCGCAATCCGGGCACAGCCAGTCTTCCGGCACGTCTTCCCAGCGGGTTCCGGCGGCGATGCCTTCTTCCGGCCAGCCCTTGGTTTCGTCATAGATCAGGCCACATACCACACACTGCCACTTCTTCATCGGCTATCACCCTCGTGTTCTTGTCGCTTGGACGTCAGTGCATCCAATGTCGGGCTTTGTACTGGCGATGAGGCCGGTACGCAAGTACCGACCGACCGGCCAAACCTTTGGTGGGGTATCGCGCAAGGCACTCTTGCACAGAACGCAATCGGCCACGCAAAGGCGCCATGTTAAGCTGCCGCGTCCCCGGCCACCCGCAGTCACTACCGTGCCCGAAGCAGCCCTGTCTCATCCGCCCCGCTGGCTCACCGCCGTCCAGTTGCACCCCGCGCCCTCCGCCCAGGTCCTGGACTGGCTGTTCGACGAAGGCTCGCTGACGCGCCGGCTGACTGCCCTGTCCGACGGCGGCTTCGCGGTGCAGCCGCTGGCCGAGGGCTGGCACCGGATGCGTGTCGACGAATGTGCCGCCCTGGGCGTGGCCGAAGGCAGCCTGGGCTGGGTTCGCGAGGTGTACCTGAAGGGCCACGGCCAGCCCTGGGTGTTCGCCCGCAGCGTTGCCGCGCGCCATGCGCTGGAAGGTTCGGGGTTCGACCTGCGGCTGCTCGGCAGCCGCTCCCTGGGCGAGCTGCTGTTCAGCGACCGCGCCTTCCACCGCGGCCCCATCGAAGTGTGCCGCTACCCGGCCGCCTGCATGCCCGCCGAGGTCCGCAGCGAACGCCCGTGGGGGCGTCGCTCGCTGTTCAGCCGCGACGGCCTTGGCGTGCTGGTTGCCGAAGTATTCCTGCCCACGCTCTGGCACCGGCTGGAAGAACAGTCCGTATAATCCCCGGATCGTTTCCGGAGGCCGCCATGTTCGTCGCCCTGATCAAACCCCTCGCCCGCCTGCATCCCCGCGCCTGGGACTTCATCCAGCTGACGCGCATGGACAAGCCGATCGGCATCTACCTGCTGCTATGGCCCACCCTGTGGGCGCTGTGGATGGCCAGCGGCGGCATGCCGAGCCTGAAGAACCTGATGATCTTCGTGGTCGGCACCGTGCTGATGCGCGCCGCCGGCTGCGTGATCAACGACTTCGCCGACCGCAAGCTCGACGGCCACGTCGAGCGCACCAAGGCCCGCCCGCTGGCCACCGGCAGGATCACCGTGCGCGAGGCCTGGATAGCCTTCTTCGTACTGCTGGGCGCCAGCTTCCTGCTGGTGCTGTGCACCAACGCGCAGACCATCTGGCTGTCCTTCGGCGGCGCGGCGATCGCGGCGCTCTACCCCTTCATGAAACGCTACACCTACTACCCGCAGGTGGTGCTGGGCGCGGCCTTCTCCTGGGGCATCCCGATGGCCTTCACCGCGGCGGACGGAACCCTGCCGGCGGTGGCCTGGCTGCTGTTCTTCGCCAACGTGCTGTGGACCGTGGCCTACGACACCTACTACGCGATGACCGACCGCGAGGACGACCTGAAGATGGGCATGAAGTCCACGGCGATCCTCTTCGGCGATGCCGACCGGGTGATCAACCTGACGTTGCAGGGCCTGATGCTCCTGCTGCTGATCCTGGCCGGCAACAAGCTAGACATGCACCTGTACTACTACCTCGGCCTCGTCGTGGCGGCGGGCTGTTTCGCCTGGCAATTCCACTCGACCCGGGACCGCGAGCCGATGAAGTGCTTCAAGGCCTTCCTGCACAACCACTGGGCGGGGCTGGCGATCTTCCTCGGCACCGTGGCGGACTTCGCCCTGCGCTGATGGGCTGATGGACCGTGCCCCCCTGCAGGAGCGAGGGGGACGCCATCGTTATTGCTCGCGAACCTTGCCTGGCATCCCAGGTATCAAGCGGGTTCGCGAGCAAGCTCGCTCCTACGCAAAGCCGCTACGGCTTGGCCATGTGCCAGACCCCCATCTTGCCTTCGCCGGTCATGTCGCCGGCCTTCTGGTCCTGCACGAAGGTGTACAGCGGCTTGCCCTTGTAGGCCCACTGCACGGTGCCGTCATCGCGCTTGATCAGGGTCCAGTCGCCCATCGCCTTGGCGTCGGCCTCGGCCATCAGTGGCGGCCAGTTCTGCGCACAGCCACCGTTGCACATCGACTTGCCGCCGCTGTCCTTGTCGAAGGTGTACAGCGTCATGCCCTTGGCATCGACCAGCATGCCGTTCTTTTCCATCGCCGGCTCGGCGGCCAGCGCGGTCATCGGCGGGAATGCCAGGCCCAAGGCAAGGGCCGGGAGGAACCTCTTCATCGCGTGTCTCCTCTGGTGAGGTGGAACGGCGCGGGGGCTACCGCGAAGGCGCTCGGCCCGGGCGGCGTCGACTGCCCACTCGCAACCGTGATCGCGGCGTCCGACGTCCGTGCGCCAGACGCGCCGTCGACTGGGCCGGTGCACGGCACACCCCGTGTGACGGGGTTCGCACAGCGGCCCATTCAGCATAGACGAGCCCGTGCCAGACGCTTCGCACCGCGCTCGGCTAACATCCGCATGTCACATCCCTGAAATATTTCCGTTATCTAATGCGGCGCAGTACAGAAATCCTGAGGCACCAGCATGGTTGGCAAGACAATCCTCATCGTCGATGACGAAGCTCCGATCCGGGAAATGATCGCCGTGGCCCTGGAGATGGCCGGCTACGAATGCCTTGAGGCCGACAGCGCCCAGACGGCTCACGCGGTGATCGTCGACCGCAAGCCGGACCTGATCCTGCTCGACTGGATGCTGCCGGGCACTTCCGGCATCGAGCTGGCCCGCCGCCTCAAGCGCGACGAGCTGACCTCGAGCATCCCGATCATCATGCTCACCGCCAAGGGCGAGGAGGACAACAAGATCCAGGGCCTGGAAGTCGGCGCCGACGATTACATCACCAAGCCCTTCTCCCCGCGCGAACTGGTGGCTCGCCTGAAGGCCGTGCTGCGGCGCACCGGCGCCGGCGACAGCGAGACACCGATCGAAGTCGGCGGCCTGATGCTCGACCCCATCAGCCACCGTGTGACCATCGACGGCAAGCCCGCCGAGATGGGGCCGACCGAATACCGCCTGCTGCAGTTCTTCATGACCCACCAGGAGCGCGCCTACACCCGTGGCCAGCTGCTGGACCAGGTCTGGGGCGGCAACGTGTACGTGGAAGAGCGCACCGTCGACGTGCACATCCGCCGCCTGCGCAAGGCCCTGGGCGAGGTCTACGAAAATCTGGTTCAGACCGTGCGCGGTACCGGTTATCGTTTCTCGACCAAAAACTGATCGGACGCATCGCCCGATGGGTACAAGGAACGGACTTTCGTGACCCAGAATTGGAGTGGCGTGCTGATTCGCCATCTGCTGCTAGTCGTCGCCGGCGGCCTGCTGGTCGGCCTGATCTCCGGCCAATGGGGCTGGGCCCTGGCGGCCGCCCTGGCCGCCTACCTCGGCTGGACCCTCTGGCAACTGCTGCGCCTGTACAACTGGCTGAAAACCCACCAGAGCGATGAAGCGCCGCCCGATGGCTACGGCCTGTGGGGCGAGGTGTTCGACAGCATCTATCACCTGCAGCGGCGCAACCAGAAGGCTCGCGGTCGGCTGCAAGCGGTGATCGACCGCATGCAGGAATCCACCGCCGCGCTGCGCGACGGCATGATCCTGCTCGACCGCGACGGCAACCTGGAGTGGTGGAACCAGTCCGCCGAACGCCTGCTGGGCCTGAAAAGCCCGCAGGACGGTGGCCAGCCGGTGACCAACCTGGTCCGCCACCCGCGTTTCAAGGAATACTTCGCGCACGAGGACTACCGCGAACCGCTGGAGCTGACGTCGCCGATCAACGACAACCTGCGCCTGCAGTTCCACATCACCCTCTATGGCGCCGGCGAGCACCTGATGCTGGTGCGCGACGTGACACGCGTCCATCAGCTGGAACAGATGCGCAAGGACTTCATCGCCAACGTCTCCCACGAACTGCGCACCCCGCTGACGGTGATCGCCGGCTACCTGGAGACGCTGCTGGACAATGTCGAGGAGGTCAATCCGCGCTGGACCCGCGCGCTGCAGCAGATGCAGCAGCAGGCCGGGCGCATGCAGAGCCTGCTCAACGACCTGCTGCTGCTGGCCAAGCTGGAAGCCACGGATTACCCGGCGGACAACAAACCGGTGGCGGTGGACCTGATGCTGCTGTCGATCCGCAACGACGCCCAGGCGCTCTCCGGCGCGCGCAACCACCGCATCAGCCTGGAGGCAGACGCCAAGGTCAAGCTCAAGGGCAGCGAGGCCGAACTGCGCAGCGCCTTCTCCAACCTGGTGTTCAATGCCGTGAAATACACCCCCGACGAAGGCGATATCCACATTCGCTGGTGGGCCGACGAACAGGGCGCGCACCTGGCCGTGCGGGACAGCGGCATCGGCATCGATCCCAAGCACCTGC
This Pseudomonas sp. ATCC 13867 DNA region includes the following protein-coding sequences:
- the recG gene encoding ATP-dependent DNA helicase RecG, which codes for MTDLSNVPVTALKGVGAALEEKLAKVGLENLQDILFHLPLRYQDRTRITPIGALRPGQDAVVEGVVSGADVVMGKRRSLLVRLQDGTGTLSLRFYHFSQAQKENLKRGTHLRCYGEARPGASGLEIYHPEYRSLTDAVAAPVEQTLTPIYPTTEGLTQQRLRQLSEQTLARLGPSSLPDWLPAELARDYRLGPLDEAIRYLHRPPPDADLEELAEGRHWAQHRLAFEELLTHQLSLQRLRESVRSQAAPQLPPARKLPALYLKNLGFKPTGAQQRVGAEIAYDLAQPEPMLRLVQGDVGAGKTVVAALAALQALEAGYQVALMAPTEILAEQHFLNFTKWLQPLGIEVAWLAGKLKGKARASALEQIAGGAPMIVGTHALFQDEVKFKRLALVIIDEQHRFGVQQRLALRQKGVDGRLCPHQLIMTATPIPRTLAMSAYADLDTSILDELPPGRTPVNTVLVADSRRIEVIERVRAACAEGRQAYWVCTLIEESEELTCQAAETTYEELSSALGDLRVGLIHGRMKPADKAVVMEAFKEGLLQLLVATTVIEVGVDVPNASLMIIENPERLGLAQLHQLRGRVGRGSAASHCVLLYHPPLSQIGRERLGIMRETCDGFVIAEKDLELRGPGEMLGTRQTGLLQFKVADLMRDADLLPAVRDAAQALLAHWPQAVSPLLARWLRHGQQYGQV
- a CDS encoding aminoacyl-tRNA deacylase and HDOD domain-containing protein, whose translation is MSDAARAPSDSLQAPEVILQLLDKLGIAYREVSDAIALPGARRIQASLLEDSVGTLLVLFPQSQLLDLNRLAELTGRKLVAVKPERLERMLGKHQLGRLPALPPLTSSPCLYDERLLQEPQLLIESGTTGVLLEIATPAFRGLLEKASAARFGVLLEAIRPNLDRPDDDRAEITQAVQAFTARRIQQRLEETIEIPPLPETAQKIIKLRVDPNATVDDITGVVETDPALAAQVVSWAASPYYAAPGKIRSVEDAIVRVLGFDLVINLALGLALGKTLSLPKDQPQHATPYWHQAIYTAAVIEGLTRAIPRTERPEAGLTYLGGLLHSIGYLVLAHIFPPHFSLICRHLEVNPHVEHNLVEQHLLGITREQIGAWLMRAWDMPEEIYTALRFQHDPSYAGDCSTYANLVCLATRLLRNHGIGSGPETSIPQDLLDRLDIPRERAEDAVRKVLDAEAALRELASQFNPGH
- a CDS encoding HU family DNA-binding protein produces the protein MRKPELAAAIAEKADLTKEQANKVLNALLDEITGALNRKDSVTLVGFGTFIQRHRGARTGKNPQTGQPVKIKASNTVAFKPGKALKDAVN
- a CDS encoding NAD(P)/FAD-dependent oxidoreductase translates to MSDNAPLVIIGTGLAGYNLAREWRKLDGETPLLLITADDGRSYSKPMLSTGFSKDKDADGLAMAEPGAMAEQLKARILTHTRVTGIDPGHRRIWIGEEEIRYRDLVLAWGADTIRVPVDGDAQDLIFPINDLEDYARFRSAAAGKRRVLLLGAGLIGCEFANDLSSGGFQIDVVAPCEQVMPGLLHPAAAQAVQQGLEGLGVRFHLGPVLSRLARAGDALEAHLSDGSVIACDLVVSAVGLRPRIDLAAAAGLDINRGVMVDRELRSSHANIYALGDCAEVDGLNLLYVMPLMSCARALAQTLAGKPTSVAYGPMPVTVKTPACPLVVSPPPRGSEGEWQVEGSGADLKVLYRDTAGRLLGYALTGAAVSEKLSLNKELPALLA
- a CDS encoding rubredoxin, with the protein product MRKWQCVVCGFIYDEALGLPDEGIPPGTRWEDIPANWVCPDCGVGKIDFEMIAIS
- a CDS encoding rubredoxin; translation: MKKWQCVVCGLIYDETKGWPEEGIAAGTRWEDVPEDWLCPDCGVGKLDFEMIEIG
- a CDS encoding chorismate--pyruvate lyase family protein, with the translated sequence MSHPPRWLTAVQLHPAPSAQVLDWLFDEGSLTRRLTALSDGGFAVQPLAEGWHRMRVDECAALGVAEGSLGWVREVYLKGHGQPWVFARSVAARHALEGSGFDLRLLGSRSLGELLFSDRAFHRGPIEVCRYPAACMPAEVRSERPWGRRSLFSRDGLGVLVAEVFLPTLWHRLEEQSV
- the ubiA gene encoding 4-hydroxybenzoate octaprenyltransferase; protein product: MFVALIKPLARLHPRAWDFIQLTRMDKPIGIYLLLWPTLWALWMASGGMPSLKNLMIFVVGTVLMRAAGCVINDFADRKLDGHVERTKARPLATGRITVREAWIAFFVLLGASFLLVLCTNAQTIWLSFGGAAIAALYPFMKRYTYYPQVVLGAAFSWGIPMAFTAADGTLPAVAWLLFFANVLWTVAYDTYYAMTDREDDLKMGMKSTAILFGDADRVINLTLQGLMLLLLILAGNKLDMHLYYYLGLVVAAGCFAWQFHSTRDREPMKCFKAFLHNHWAGLAIFLGTVADFALR
- a CDS encoding COG4315 family predicted lipoprotein codes for the protein MKRFLPALALGLAFPPMTALAAEPAMEKNGMLVDAKGMTLYTFDKDSGGKSMCNGGCAQNWPPLMAEADAKAMGDWTLIKRDDGTVQWAYKGKPLYTFVQDQKAGDMTGEGKMGVWHMAKP
- the phoB gene encoding phosphate regulon transcriptional regulator PhoB, with the protein product MVGKTILIVDDEAPIREMIAVALEMAGYECLEADSAQTAHAVIVDRKPDLILLDWMLPGTSGIELARRLKRDELTSSIPIIMLTAKGEEDNKIQGLEVGADDYITKPFSPRELVARLKAVLRRTGAGDSETPIEVGGLMLDPISHRVTIDGKPAEMGPTEYRLLQFFMTHQERAYTRGQLLDQVWGGNVYVEERTVDVHIRRLRKALGEVYENLVQTVRGTGYRFSTKN
- the phoR gene encoding phosphate regulon sensor histidine kinase PhoR — translated: MTQNWSGVLIRHLLLVVAGGLLVGLISGQWGWALAAALAAYLGWTLWQLLRLYNWLKTHQSDEAPPDGYGLWGEVFDSIYHLQRRNQKARGRLQAVIDRMQESTAALRDGMILLDRDGNLEWWNQSAERLLGLKSPQDGGQPVTNLVRHPRFKEYFAHEDYREPLELTSPINDNLRLQFHITLYGAGEHLMLVRDVTRVHQLEQMRKDFIANVSHELRTPLTVIAGYLETLLDNVEEVNPRWTRALQQMQQQAGRMQSLLNDLLLLAKLEATDYPADNKPVAVDLMLLSIRNDAQALSGARNHRISLEADAKVKLKGSEAELRSAFSNLVFNAVKYTPDEGDIHIRWWADEQGAHLAVRDSGIGIDPKHLPRLTERFYRVDSSRNASTGGTGLGLAIVKHVLLRHRGSLDISSVPGKGSSFTCHFQPQQVERRT